CGCCGGGGACCTGGAGCTTGGAGCTCTCGGTCTCGTCGTGCCGCCCGTCTTTCGGGTGCATCGTGACGTTGATGGCCACGTTCCCGACGGCCCGTGACCAGACGGTCTCGACGTCGGTGACGGGCGCTTCCTCGGTGCGTCCGTCGGTGGTCTCCAGACTCGTGATGCGGACGGTCATGACCGCCTCCTCGGTCTCTAGGAGGAACTCCTCGCCGACCTTCAGGTCCTCGTCTTCGGGGACGTCGACCTGTGCCGAGAAGGAGTCGCCGTCCTGCGAGACGACGACGTCGGTCTGGACGGTCCGTTCCTCGGGCAGTCGTTCCTTGTGGACGTGGTCACAGGCGGTGCAGCGGACCGTGACCTGCCCCCCGGGTTTGAGCACCTCGTGGACGGTCTCCAGGTCGGGTGAACAGGCCGGGCACGGCAACGCGATGCGGTCGCCCGGTGTAGCGTCAGTCATATCCACCGTTCTAGCGCCCTGGCGTAAATGGTCGTCGCACCGGCGCTATCCGTGGTCTGCACTCCCATGCCGACCGGTGACGCCCTCGCTCACTGGCCGAGGGGTGCCGGACGTGGGCAGGGTCGCCGCTCACTCACCACGAGGAAGTTCCACTTCCTCGCCGTCCGCATACACGGTCGGCTCCATCAGGATACCGTCGAGATGCAGCGGCGCGTGGACGTCCCCACCGATGGCGTGGTCGTCGCCGATGGCGATGTGGACCGTGCCGGCGGCCTTCTCGTCTAGCAGGACCGACCCGACCAGTTCGGTGACGGCGACGTTGGTTCCGATGCCGAGCTCCGCGAGGTTGTAGGCGTCATCGCCGACCTCCTCGGCGGCGTCTTCGACCTGCCCGCGAATCTCCGGGTCGGAGATGTCGGTCACCTGGCCGTCTTCGACCGCAAAGGAGAGCAGTTCCCCGTCGAGTTTCCCGTGGGGGCGCATCGTCCCGTCGACGACGAAGGTGCCGTCGGCCGTCTCCGGCGAGACGAACACCTCGCCGGCCGGGAGGTTCGACATCTCGCCTGGTTCGTGGACGATACCGGTGTCGAGGTGCCACTCCCGCGAGCCGAGGCCGAAGGTGATGTCGGTCCCCTTCGGCGTCGTGACCCTCATTTCGTCGGCGTCGCCGACCTGGTCGAGGACGTCCCGGCAGTGCTGGGCGATGGCTTCGTAGTCGGCGTCCAGTCCCATCAGGAACACGCCCTCGGTGATGCCCGGCAGCGTCGCGACCCGGGCCCCGGCCGCGTTGGCCTCGCTGCGAGCCTCGGTGTGGGTCAGGCTCTTCGTGGTGGGTGCGAGCACCACGTCCGCCGTCTCCATCGCGCCGGCGACCGGTGCCGGCGGCTCCTCGCCGTGCTGGTCGCCCGGCGGGTAGCGGACGAAGACGCTGTCGTCGGTCGTCTCGCTCGCGACGCGGTACAGCGCCTCGCCGATGGCCTTGCGCTTGTCGTCGGTGACGACGGCACACGATTCGCTGGCCTGGAGGTTCAGACACTGGTGGATGGCAGTCTCCGCTGGCTTGCGGAGCGAGGAGTTGTCCATACGACCCAGTTGCCCGCCGTCGAATTAACTCTTGATACGACGGGCCCGAGACGCTCCGTTCCGGACCAGTCCGGTGCTCCCATCCGCCGTTAGTACAACAATCCGAGTTAATTTCTCTACGAAAATTACCGAAAAGAATATCGTGGTGTCACGAGTACGACAGTACATGCTTCACGTGGGCATCAACGGATTCGGCACGATCGGCAAGCGCGTCGCTGACGCGGTGCGTGCCCAACCGGATATGACAGTCGCGGGCGTCGCGAAGCGCTCGCCGAACTTCGAGGCCACCATCGCGACCGACCGGGGCTACAAACTCTATGCTGCCGGTCCCGACGGTCGCGACCCCTTCGAAGCCGCCGGCCTCCCGACCGCCGGGACGGTTCACGACCTCGTCGCCGCCAGTGACGTCGTCGTCGATGCGACCCCGAGCGGCGTCGGCGCCGAGAACGCGGCGCTCTACGCCGAGTACGACACACCGGCTATCTTCCAGGGCGGCGAGGACGCCGACGTCGCCGACGTGAGTTTCAACGCTCGGGCGAACTACGACGCCGCCGTCGGTGCCGACTCCGCCCGCGTCGTCTCCTGTAACACGACCGGTCTCTCGCGCCTGTTCGCCCCCATCGAGGAGGCTTACGGCATCGAGAAAGCCCGCGTGACGCTCGTCCGCCGTGGCGGCGACCCGGGCGACACCAGCCGCGGGCCCATCAACGACACGCTCCCGGACCCCGTCGAGATTCCCTCCCACCACGGCCCGGACGTCCAGACGGTCTTCCCCGACCTCGACATCGACACGATGGGGATGAAGGTGCCCACGACGCAGATGCACACCCACTCGGTCAACGTCACACTCGAGTCCGAACCGACAGCCGAGGCCGTCAAGGACCTCCTCGCTCGCGAGTCCCGGCTCTTCCTCATCCCCGAGTCCCTCGGTATCGACGGCACGGGGAAGATCAAGGAGTACACGCGCGACGCCGGCCGCTCTCGCGGCGACGTCTGGGAGAACTGCATCTGGGCCGAGTCGGTCACCGTCCAGGGCCGTGACCTCTATCTGTTCCAGGCCATCCACCAGGAGTCCGACGTGGTCCCGGAGAACATCGACGCCGTTCGGGCGCTCTCCCGACGGACGGCCAGCGCCGAACAGAGCATGATGCGGACGGACGACGCGCTGGGCATCGGCCGCGGGTTGGTCAAACACGAGGGGATGCCCCAACGGGCCGATAGTCTCGCCGACGACTGAGCCCACGACCTGCCTCACCGGAGCCGCGTCCGATACCGACCCGCGCAGTAGCGTCGACCGCCTTGTTTCTCAGTGCAGTGTCACTCGCGAGCGACGGCCATACCCCGTCACGCTGCTGGCTCACCCCATATCGTGGAACGTCACCGCGCCGCGCTCGGTGTCGAGCGTCGCCACGGAGAAGGGGTCCGGTGCCGGCGGGATGGCGATGCCGCCGGGATTGATTCGCACGGTCCCCTCTTCTTCCTCGGTCCCTGCCTCGTGGGTGTGGCCGTGGACCACGTAGTCGTAGGTGCCACACTCCATCAGCGCGTCGACGATGGCCCCGCTGGTTCCGTGGTAGACAGCTAGCTCGGCTCCGTCGAGGCGCAGTTCGCCCATCTCGCCGAGGTAGGTGCCGAACGACTCGACGGTACTCTCGACGGCCCACTCGCCGTCGTTGTTACCCCGGACCGCGTAGAAGTCCCAGTCACCGTCGAACGGCGTCACCGAGAAGGGCGCGACGAAGTCGCCACAGTGGACGACCGTCTCGCAGTCCTCGCGC
This DNA window, taken from Haloarcula ordinaria, encodes the following:
- a CDS encoding HVO_0476 family zinc finger protein translates to MTDATPGDRIALPCPACSPDLETVHEVLKPGGQVTVRCTACDHVHKERLPEERTVQTDVVVSQDGDSFSAQVDVPEDEDLKVGEEFLLETEEAVMTVRITSLETTDGRTEEAPVTDVETVWSRAVGNVAINVTMHPKDGRHDETESSKLQVPGDFEFVVGETEQFGDEEFTVEGIHVRDDAHGYQHEKLDFDGDMAFAKDITRLLVRDESTTAWSAW
- a CDS encoding aminopeptidase, yielding MDNSSLRKPAETAIHQCLNLQASESCAVVTDDKRKAIGEALYRVASETTDDSVFVRYPPGDQHGEEPPAPVAGAMETADVVLAPTTKSLTHTEARSEANAAGARVATLPGITEGVFLMGLDADYEAIAQHCRDVLDQVGDADEMRVTTPKGTDITFGLGSREWHLDTGIVHEPGEMSNLPAGEVFVSPETADGTFVVDGTMRPHGKLDGELLSFAVEDGQVTDISDPEIRGQVEDAAEEVGDDAYNLAELGIGTNVAVTELVGSVLLDEKAAGTVHIAIGDDHAIGGDVHAPLHLDGILMEPTVYADGEEVELPRGE
- a CDS encoding type II glyceraldehyde-3-phosphate dehydrogenase; translation: MLHVGINGFGTIGKRVADAVRAQPDMTVAGVAKRSPNFEATIATDRGYKLYAAGPDGRDPFEAAGLPTAGTVHDLVAASDVVVDATPSGVGAENAALYAEYDTPAIFQGGEDADVADVSFNARANYDAAVGADSARVVSCNTTGLSRLFAPIEEAYGIEKARVTLVRRGGDPGDTSRGPINDTLPDPVEIPSHHGPDVQTVFPDLDIDTMGMKVPTTQMHTHSVNVTLESEPTAEAVKDLLARESRLFLIPESLGIDGTGKIKEYTRDAGRSRGDVWENCIWAESVTVQGRDLYLFQAIHQESDVVPENIDAVRALSRRTASAEQSMMRTDDALGIGRGLVKHEGMPQRADSLADD
- a CDS encoding metallophosphoesterase, which produces MDIGIVSDTHDNLEQVEAAVETFEREDCETVVHCGDFVAPFSVTPFDGDWDFYAVRGNNDGEWAVESTVESFGTYLGEMGELRLDGAELAVYHGTSGAIVDALMECGTYDYVVHGHTHEAGTEEEEGTVRINPGGIAIPPAPDPFSVATLDTERGAVTFHDMG